In a genomic window of Desulfonispora thiosulfatigenes DSM 11270:
- a CDS encoding type Z 30S ribosomal protein S14 yields the protein MAKTSFIVRKDPKYKVREVNRCKVCGRPRAYMRKFGLCRVCFRKFAYEGQLPGVTKSSW from the coding sequence GTGGCTAAAACTTCATTTATAGTAAGAAAGGATCCTAAATATAAGGTGCGTGAAGTGAATAGATGTAAAGTCTGTGGTCGACCACGTGCTTATATGCGTAAGTTTGGATTATGTCGAGTATGTTTTAGGAAATTTGCATACGAAGGACAATTACCGGGAGTAACAAAATCAAGTTGGTAA